Proteins co-encoded in one Vidua macroura isolate BioBank_ID:100142 chromosome 13, ASM2450914v1, whole genome shotgun sequence genomic window:
- the NISCH gene encoding nischarin isoform X3, with protein sequence MRSMGSLLHWLKSSFTKISHCGGKLIKGLTSSKHALATLSVRFSATSMKEILVPEASEFDHWEPEDALDSNCPVTAIIPTWRTLTTLDMSHNSISEVDDSVKLIPKIEFLDLSHNGVSLVENLQHLYNLVHLDLSYNKLTSLEGVHTKLGNIKTLNLAGNQLERLCGLNKLYSLVNLDLSNNKIEQIDEVKNIGNLPCLEKVMLSSNPLSIIPDYRTKVLAQFGDRASEVCLDNIVTTEKELDTVEVLKAIQKAKEVKYKLSNSDKKISEDSRLTAASSKSNCSSLTVRPSSPSLPRPVSSSQEIICEETVLASSFLQSSDSTPTDHTVPQRCFEIPDSRCKIQAPASLLASCKEYGGGHHVCLEREHCAVPDPCNTIILPFNCMSYTATNQDFIQHLSASIVQAVQKSAPSLTENKGSPVGNSTTTDKADGYFEMGLHEGDQTFEFSTTSDAQSSDNIPMESVDIVKILWSFSIHIHKGLRQFASCLVLTDEMLAVFEIPHQELRGNCQHIPSALKLTLCFPYADLIELGFLLPEICLTLKLKNSDHCLFIVSDSQNLQDFYSCLQTCCSQHYTSVLPSSTWYCRKANLQEFLCQLMELNCISAEDVEIKGCFPTYLVYGNNTNVQKVLHQPESAGNNKEWSKNVLCSALYSSVYKSSDQSPCVVHPCWIFLTPQHLYIVKVDFSLLPGKWVGTEELGSVFKLNRIPLASLVLHPAHGATQQKGSFLDGHVLELLVGYRLVTAVFVLPHEKFHFLRIYSLLRTLLQDVKTIVIFKASSKSDAVRNHAVEANRHSQAASFCKPHLTLSSLYPSELLMQKITEDNQIPVHLHVSVSLQYVAGLKGRALVEFFHSNIAEVENEELRHLMWSSVLFYKTPSVEVMACVLLSTKAIYFLLDDSFIHADEHQSDFWNKENSDCENSSFHLSCCFVLKLNDLQSVNVGLFDQYFRITGHSADHIVTCLTRDSYNTHTFIQQLMAVLSLLARTPSPEPVDKDFYSEFGSKNTGKMENYELIHSSRVKFIYPNEEEIGDLAFLVAEKMDGLTNLPSLNILLYVLAFQVNHFEGSAQNTSSLQPKTLILTSSDLFLFDEDYISYPLPEFAKEPPKRDKYQLADGRRIRDLDRVLMGYQTYPQALTFVFDDVQNQDLMQNLTLDHFGETDSVPKGNSKQEGSRSREIQWYIFIPSAESREKLISLLARQWEILCGRELPLELTG encoded by the exons AT GAGATCAATGGGATCACTGCTGCATTGGCTGAAGAGCTCTTTCACAAAG atcaGTCATTGTGGGGGAAAGCTTATCAAAGGGCTGACTTCATCAAAACATGCTCTGGCCACACTGAGTGTTCGATTTTCAGCAACATCAATGAAG GAAATCCTGGTGCCTGAGGCTTCTGAGTTTGATCATTGGGAGCCAGAGGACGCACTGGATTCAAATTGTCCAGTGACAGCAATTATCCCAACTTGGAGAACTTTAACAACTTTGGATATGAGTCACAACAGCATCTCCGAAGTTGATGACTCAGTG aaATTAATTCCAAAGATTGAGTTCCTGGATTTGAGTCACAATGGGGTGTCTCTGGTGGAAAATTTACAG CATCTGTACAACCTTGTTCACCTGGACTTATCCTACAACAAACTTACATCACTAGAAGGTGTTCACACAAAACTGGGAAACATCAAAACTCTGAATTTAGCAGGAAATCAGCTGGAAAGGCTGTGTGGTCTTAACAAACTGTACTCATTAGTCAACTTGGATCTGAGCAACAACAAAATAGAACAG ATTgatgaagtaaaaaatattgGCAACCTGCCATGCTTAGAGAAGGTGATGTTATCCAGCAACCCGCTGAGCATCATCCCTGACTACCGGACCAAAGTCCTCGCTCAGTTTGGAGACAGGGCCTCAGAG gtttgtttgGATAACATTGTTACTACAGAAAAGGAACTAGACACAGTGGAAGTGCTAAAAGCTATTCAAAAAGCAAAGGAGGTGAAATACAAACTCAGCAACTCTGATAAAAAG ATCAGTGAGGACTCCAGGCtcactgctgccagctccaaaTCAAACTGTTCTTCTCTTACTGTTcgtccttcctctccctctctgcctcGTCCTGTCAGCTCCAGCCAAG AAATAATTTGTGAAGAAACAGTCCTAGCCAGTAGTTTTTTGCAATCCAGTGATTCGACTCCTACAGACCATACAGTTCCCCAGAGATGCTTTGAAATACCAGACTCCAGATGTAAAATTCAG GCACCTGCCTCTTTATTGGCTTCATGCAAAGAGTATGGTGGTGGTCATCATGTGTG TTTGGAGAGAGAACACTGTGCAGTGCCTGACCCATGCAACACCATCATCTTGCCTTTTAATTGTATGTCCTACACTGCCACCAACCAAGACTTTATCCAGCACCTTTCTGCATCAATAGTGCAGGCTGTGCAGAAATCTGCCCCCTCCCTCACAGAGAATAAAGGAAGCCCTGTGGGTAATTCCACAACCACAGACAAAGCAGATGGATATTTTGAAATGGGACTTCATGAAGGAGATCAGACTTTTGAGTTCAGCACTACTTCAGATGCTCAATCATCTGACAACATACCAATGGAGAGTGTTGACATAGTCAAAATTCTCTGGAGCTTTTCAATTCACATTCATAAAGGACTCAGACAGTTTGCTTCCTGTTTGGTTTTGACCGATGAGATGCTAGCTGTGTTTGAGATTCCTCATCAGGAATTGAGAGGAAATTGCCAGCACATCCCTTCTGCCTTGAAATTAACGCTGTGTTTTCCCTACGCTGATCTGATAGAACTTGGCTTTCTCCTGCCAGAAATCTGTTTAACTCTGAAGCTGAAAAACAGTGACCACTGCTTGTTTATTGTTTCAGACTCCCAGAATCTTCAAGACTTTTATTCCTGTTTACAAACCTGTTGCTCTCAACACTACACATCAGTGTTACCAAGCTCCACATGGTACTGTAGAAAAGCAAATCTCCAAGAATTTCTCTGTCAGCTTATGGAATTGAATTGCATTTCAGCTGAAGATGTTGAAATAAAAGGTTGTTTCCCAACATATCTTGTTTATGGGAATAACACCAATGTTCAGAAAGTCTTGCATCAACCAGAGTCAGCTGGCAATAACAAGGAATGGTCAAAGAATGTTTTGTGTTCTGCACTTTATTCTTCAGTATATAAATCTTCTGACCAGAGTCCCTGTGTGGTCCATCCGTGTTGGATATTTCTAACACCCCAGCATTTGTACATAGTAAAGGTGGATTTCAGTTTACTGCCAGGTAAATGGGTAGGCACAGAAGAGTTGGGAAGTGTATTTAAGCTGAATAGAATTCCACTGGCATCACTcgtgctgcatccagctcacGGTGCCACACAGCAGAAGGGTTCATTTTTGGATGGACACGTGCTGGAGTTGCTTGTTGGATACAGATTGGTTACAGCAGTGTTTGTTCTACCTCATGAGAAATTCCACTTTCTAAGAATCTACAGCCTTCTAAGGACACTGCTCCAGGATGTTAAGACTATTGTTATTTTCAAAGCTTCAAGCAAATCAGATGCTGTAAGAAATCATGCTGTGGAGGCAAACAGACACAGTCAGGCAGCCAG tttttgcaAGCCTCATCTGACATTGTCATCCTTATACCCATCTGAGCTTCTTATGCAGAAGATAACAGAAGACAACCAGATTCCTGTTCACCTGCATgtttctgtgtctctgcagtATGTGGCTGGGCTGAAGGGAAGAGCCCTGGTTGAATTTTTCCATAGCAACATTGCAGAG GTGGAAAATGAAGAGTTGAGACACCTCATGTGGTCTTCAGTTCTGTTTTACAAGACTCCCAGTGTGGAAGTGATGGCTTGTGTGCTTCTCTCAACAAAAGCTATTTACTTTCTGTTGGATGATTCTTTCATTCATGCAGATGAGCACCAGTCAG ATTTTTGGAACAAAGAAAACTCAGACTGTGAAAACagttctttccatctctcttgcTGCTTTGTGCTAAAACTTAATGACCTGCAGTCAGTCAATGTTGGCCTGTTTGACCAATACTTCCGAATTACTG GGCACTCTGCAGATCACATTGTCACCTGCCTGACAAGAGACAGTTACAACACTCACACCTTCATACAGCAGCTTATGGCAGTCCTGTCACTGCTTGCACGCACTCCTTCACCTGAACCAGTGGATAAGGACTTCTACTCTGAATTTGGGAGTAAAAACACAG GAAAAATGGAGAATTATGAACTGATTCACTCTAGCAGAGTAAAATTTATTTATCCAAATGAAGAGGAAATTGGGGACCTTGCTTTTCTAGTGGCAGAGAAGATGGATGGTTTGACCAATCTTCCATCCCTCAACATCCTTCTGTATGTGTTGGCATTTCAAGTAAATCACTTCGAAGGATCTGCTCAGAACACTAGTTCACTTCAACCTAAAACACTGATATTGACCAGCTCTGATTTGTTCCTCTTTGATGAAGATTATATCAGTTACCCACTACCTGAATTTGCTAAGGAGCCGCCAAAGAGAGACAAGTATCAGCTTGCAGATGGAAGACGAATCCGGGATTTAGATAGAGTACTCATGGGGTATCAGACATATCCACAGGCCCTTACCTTTGTGTTTGATGATGTTCAGAATCAGGACCTGATGCAGAATTTAACACTGGATCACTTTGGAGAAACTGATAGTGTCCCAAAAGGAAATTCCAAacaggagggcagcaggagcagagagatcCAGTGGTACATTTTTATCCCAAGTGCAGAAAGCagggagaaattaatttcattgctTGCAAGACAGTGGGAGATCCTGTGTGGTAGGGAATTGCCTTTGGAACTCACTGGGTAG
- the NISCH gene encoding nischarin isoform X2 codes for MRSMGSLLHWLKSSFTKVTGTGGPFGTSNIQEHLLPFDLSIFKSLHQIEISHCGGKLIKGLTSSKHALATLSVRFSATSMKEILVPEASEFDHWEPEDALDSNCPVTAIIPTWRTLTTLDMSHNSISEVDDSVKLIPKIEFLDLSHNGVSLVENLQHLYNLVHLDLSYNKLTSLEGVHTKLGNIKTLNLAGNQLERLCGLNKLYSLVNLDLSNNKIEQIDEVKNIGNLPCLEKVMLSSNPLSIIPDYRTKVLAQFGDRASEVCLDNIVTTEKELDTVEVLKAIQKAKEVKYKLSNSDKKISEDSRLTAASSKSNCSSLTVRPSSPSLPRPVSSSQEIICEETVLASSFLQSSDSTPTDHTVPQRCFEIPDSRCKIQAPASLLASCKEYGGGHHVCLEREHCAVPDPCNTIILPFNCMSYTATNQDFIQHLSASIVQAVQKSAPSLTENKGSPVGNSTTTDKADGYFEMGLHEGDQTFEFSTTSDAQSSDNIPMESVDIVKILWSFSIHIHKGLRQFASCLVLTDEMLAVFEIPHQELRGNCQHIPSALKLTLCFPYADLIELGFLLPEICLTLKLKNSDHCLFIVSDSQNLQDFYSCLQTCCSQHYTSVLPSSTWYCRKANLQEFLCQLMELNCISAEDVEIKGCFPTYLVYGNNTNVQKVLHQPESAGNNKEWSKNVLCSALYSSVYKSSDQSPCVVHPCWIFLTPQHLYIVKVDFSLLPGKWVGTEELGSVFKLNRIPLASLVLHPAHGATQQKGSFLDGHVLELLVGYRLVTAVFVLPHEKFHFLRIYSLLRTLLQDVKTIVIFKASSKSDAVRNHAVEANRHSQAASFCKPHLTLSSLYPSELLMQKITEDNQIPVHLHVSVSLQYVAGLKGRALVEFFHSNIAEVENEELRHLMWSSVLFYKTPSVEVMACVLLSTKAIYFLLDDSFIHADEHQSDFWNKENSDCENSSFHLSCCFVLKLNDLQSVNVGLFDQYFRITGHSADHIVTCLTRDSYNTHTFIQQLMAVLSLLARTPSPEPVDKDFYSEFGSKNTGKMENYELIHSSRVKFIYPNEEEIGDLAFLVAEKMDGLTNLPSLNILLYVLAFQVNHFEGSAQNTSSLQPKTLILTSSDLFLFDEDYISYPLPEFAKEPPKRDKYQLADGRRIRDLDRVLMGYQTYPQALTFVFDDVQNQDLMQNLTLDHFGETDSVPKGNSKQEGSRSREIQWYIFIPSAESREKLISLLARQWEILCGRELPLELTG; via the exons AT GAGATCAATGGGATCACTGCTGCATTGGCTGAAGAGCTCTTTCACAAAG GTCACTGGAACAGGGGGACCTTTTGGAACCAGTAACATTCAGGAGCATCTCTTGCCTTTTGATCTGTCTATTTTCAAATCACTTCATCAAATAGAG atcaGTCATTGTGGGGGAAAGCTTATCAAAGGGCTGACTTCATCAAAACATGCTCTGGCCACACTGAGTGTTCGATTTTCAGCAACATCAATGAAG GAAATCCTGGTGCCTGAGGCTTCTGAGTTTGATCATTGGGAGCCAGAGGACGCACTGGATTCAAATTGTCCAGTGACAGCAATTATCCCAACTTGGAGAACTTTAACAACTTTGGATATGAGTCACAACAGCATCTCCGAAGTTGATGACTCAGTG aaATTAATTCCAAAGATTGAGTTCCTGGATTTGAGTCACAATGGGGTGTCTCTGGTGGAAAATTTACAG CATCTGTACAACCTTGTTCACCTGGACTTATCCTACAACAAACTTACATCACTAGAAGGTGTTCACACAAAACTGGGAAACATCAAAACTCTGAATTTAGCAGGAAATCAGCTGGAAAGGCTGTGTGGTCTTAACAAACTGTACTCATTAGTCAACTTGGATCTGAGCAACAACAAAATAGAACAG ATTgatgaagtaaaaaatattgGCAACCTGCCATGCTTAGAGAAGGTGATGTTATCCAGCAACCCGCTGAGCATCATCCCTGACTACCGGACCAAAGTCCTCGCTCAGTTTGGAGACAGGGCCTCAGAG gtttgtttgGATAACATTGTTACTACAGAAAAGGAACTAGACACAGTGGAAGTGCTAAAAGCTATTCAAAAAGCAAAGGAGGTGAAATACAAACTCAGCAACTCTGATAAAAAG ATCAGTGAGGACTCCAGGCtcactgctgccagctccaaaTCAAACTGTTCTTCTCTTACTGTTcgtccttcctctccctctctgcctcGTCCTGTCAGCTCCAGCCAAG AAATAATTTGTGAAGAAACAGTCCTAGCCAGTAGTTTTTTGCAATCCAGTGATTCGACTCCTACAGACCATACAGTTCCCCAGAGATGCTTTGAAATACCAGACTCCAGATGTAAAATTCAG GCACCTGCCTCTTTATTGGCTTCATGCAAAGAGTATGGTGGTGGTCATCATGTGTG TTTGGAGAGAGAACACTGTGCAGTGCCTGACCCATGCAACACCATCATCTTGCCTTTTAATTGTATGTCCTACACTGCCACCAACCAAGACTTTATCCAGCACCTTTCTGCATCAATAGTGCAGGCTGTGCAGAAATCTGCCCCCTCCCTCACAGAGAATAAAGGAAGCCCTGTGGGTAATTCCACAACCACAGACAAAGCAGATGGATATTTTGAAATGGGACTTCATGAAGGAGATCAGACTTTTGAGTTCAGCACTACTTCAGATGCTCAATCATCTGACAACATACCAATGGAGAGTGTTGACATAGTCAAAATTCTCTGGAGCTTTTCAATTCACATTCATAAAGGACTCAGACAGTTTGCTTCCTGTTTGGTTTTGACCGATGAGATGCTAGCTGTGTTTGAGATTCCTCATCAGGAATTGAGAGGAAATTGCCAGCACATCCCTTCTGCCTTGAAATTAACGCTGTGTTTTCCCTACGCTGATCTGATAGAACTTGGCTTTCTCCTGCCAGAAATCTGTTTAACTCTGAAGCTGAAAAACAGTGACCACTGCTTGTTTATTGTTTCAGACTCCCAGAATCTTCAAGACTTTTATTCCTGTTTACAAACCTGTTGCTCTCAACACTACACATCAGTGTTACCAAGCTCCACATGGTACTGTAGAAAAGCAAATCTCCAAGAATTTCTCTGTCAGCTTATGGAATTGAATTGCATTTCAGCTGAAGATGTTGAAATAAAAGGTTGTTTCCCAACATATCTTGTTTATGGGAATAACACCAATGTTCAGAAAGTCTTGCATCAACCAGAGTCAGCTGGCAATAACAAGGAATGGTCAAAGAATGTTTTGTGTTCTGCACTTTATTCTTCAGTATATAAATCTTCTGACCAGAGTCCCTGTGTGGTCCATCCGTGTTGGATATTTCTAACACCCCAGCATTTGTACATAGTAAAGGTGGATTTCAGTTTACTGCCAGGTAAATGGGTAGGCACAGAAGAGTTGGGAAGTGTATTTAAGCTGAATAGAATTCCACTGGCATCACTcgtgctgcatccagctcacGGTGCCACACAGCAGAAGGGTTCATTTTTGGATGGACACGTGCTGGAGTTGCTTGTTGGATACAGATTGGTTACAGCAGTGTTTGTTCTACCTCATGAGAAATTCCACTTTCTAAGAATCTACAGCCTTCTAAGGACACTGCTCCAGGATGTTAAGACTATTGTTATTTTCAAAGCTTCAAGCAAATCAGATGCTGTAAGAAATCATGCTGTGGAGGCAAACAGACACAGTCAGGCAGCCAG tttttgcaAGCCTCATCTGACATTGTCATCCTTATACCCATCTGAGCTTCTTATGCAGAAGATAACAGAAGACAACCAGATTCCTGTTCACCTGCATgtttctgtgtctctgcagtATGTGGCTGGGCTGAAGGGAAGAGCCCTGGTTGAATTTTTCCATAGCAACATTGCAGAG GTGGAAAATGAAGAGTTGAGACACCTCATGTGGTCTTCAGTTCTGTTTTACAAGACTCCCAGTGTGGAAGTGATGGCTTGTGTGCTTCTCTCAACAAAAGCTATTTACTTTCTGTTGGATGATTCTTTCATTCATGCAGATGAGCACCAGTCAG ATTTTTGGAACAAAGAAAACTCAGACTGTGAAAACagttctttccatctctcttgcTGCTTTGTGCTAAAACTTAATGACCTGCAGTCAGTCAATGTTGGCCTGTTTGACCAATACTTCCGAATTACTG GGCACTCTGCAGATCACATTGTCACCTGCCTGACAAGAGACAGTTACAACACTCACACCTTCATACAGCAGCTTATGGCAGTCCTGTCACTGCTTGCACGCACTCCTTCACCTGAACCAGTGGATAAGGACTTCTACTCTGAATTTGGGAGTAAAAACACAG GAAAAATGGAGAATTATGAACTGATTCACTCTAGCAGAGTAAAATTTATTTATCCAAATGAAGAGGAAATTGGGGACCTTGCTTTTCTAGTGGCAGAGAAGATGGATGGTTTGACCAATCTTCCATCCCTCAACATCCTTCTGTATGTGTTGGCATTTCAAGTAAATCACTTCGAAGGATCTGCTCAGAACACTAGTTCACTTCAACCTAAAACACTGATATTGACCAGCTCTGATTTGTTCCTCTTTGATGAAGATTATATCAGTTACCCACTACCTGAATTTGCTAAGGAGCCGCCAAAGAGAGACAAGTATCAGCTTGCAGATGGAAGACGAATCCGGGATTTAGATAGAGTACTCATGGGGTATCAGACATATCCACAGGCCCTTACCTTTGTGTTTGATGATGTTCAGAATCAGGACCTGATGCAGAATTTAACACTGGATCACTTTGGAGAAACTGATAGTGTCCCAAAAGGAAATTCCAAacaggagggcagcaggagcagagagatcCAGTGGTACATTTTTATCCCAAGTGCAGAAAGCagggagaaattaatttcattgctTGCAAGACAGTGGGAGATCCTGTGTGGTAGGGAATTGCCTTTGGAACTCACTGGGTAG